From the genome of Amycolatopsis camponoti:
CCCGGAAGCCTCGAGCGTGACGAACCCGTGGAGCGCGCTCCACAGCTGCGCGGCCGCCTGGTACTTGTCGGCGGGCCGGAACCGGCCGGCCTCGATGGCCCGCTCGGTCGCCCGGACGATGTGCTCGAACGCCTCCAGGCCCTCCTGGGCGGCCTCGCGGCCCTCCTCGGTGGTCAGGTCGGACAGCGTCGCCCGCTTGCCGCCGGGCGCGGACTGGCCGAACGTCACCGCGAACAGCTGGGGCTGCTCGGCGACCGCCTGCCGGTAGGTCCGGGCGAGGCTGAAGATGTCCGCCACCGGGTCGTCGGTCTCGCCGACCCCGGCCAGCCACGCGCTGAGCCTCCGGAACCCGGTGCGCGCCACCTCGTCGACCAGCGCGGTCATGCCCCCGAAGTGCGTGTACACGGCCATCGTGGAGACGCCGACCTCCGCGGCCAGCTTGCGGGCCTGCAGGGCTTCGGGACCGCCCTCGTCGAGCAGCCGGATGGCCGCCTCGACGAGCCGCTCCTTGACGTCGTTCGCACGCGGTTTCGGGCTCATGGTTGCCAGTATCTCATAACCCTGTTATAAATTGCCCTATAACCGAGTTATGGCAGCTTCGGAGGGGTCAGGCATGGGCACCAAGTTCCTCGAAGGCAACTTCGCCCCGGTGAGCCGGGAGCACACGATCACCGAGCTGGCCGTCACCGGGCACATCCCGGACTTCCTCGACGGCCGCTACCTGCGCAACGGGCCCAACCCGCTGTCCGAAGTGGACCCGGCGGCCTACCACTGGTTCATGGGCGACGGCATGGTCCACGGCGTGCGCCTGCGCGACGGCAAGGCCGAGTGGTACCGCAACCGGTGGGTGCGCAACCCGGCCGTCTCGGCGACGCTGGCGGGCGAGGACGCGAGCCGCTTCTGCGGGCTGGACGCGCTCGGCGCCAACACCAACGTCATCGGCCACGCCGGCAAGACCCTCGCGCTGATCGAGGCGGGCGCGCCGATCTACGAGCTGACCGAGGAGCTCGACACCGTCGGCCGCTGCGACTTCGACGGCACGCTGCCCGGCGGCTACACCGCCCACCCCAAGCGCGACCCGCGCACCGGTGAGCTGCACGCCGTGTCGTACTCCTTCGGCATGGGCAACAAGGTCCAGTACTCGGTGATCGACGCGCAGGGCCGCGCGCGCCGCACGGTCGACGTCGAGGTCACCGGGTCGCCGATGATGCACGACTTCTCGCTGACCGAAAAGCACGTCGTGTTCTACGACCTGCCGGTGACGTTCAACGCGGACATGGCGGTCGCCGCGAGCGTGCCGGGCGCGCTGCGGGCGCCGGCGAAGCTCGTCCTTTCGGCCATGGTCGGCAAGGTCCGCGTGCCGGACCCGGTGACGGCGATGATGTCCCGCAAGCTCGGCGCGAACGGCGGCCTGCCGTACCGCTGGAACCCGAGGTACCCGGCGCGGATCGGCGTCATGCCGCGCGAGGGCGGCAACGGTGACGTCCGGTGGTTCGAGGTCGAGCCGTGCTACGTCTTCCACCCGCTCAACGCCTACGACGACGGCGACGCCATCGTGCTCGACGTCGTCCGCCACCCGAAGATGTTCGACACCGAGCTGCACGGCCCGGACGAGGGCGGCCCCACCCTGGACCGGTGGACCGTCGACCTCACCGCGGGCAAGGTCCTGGAGGAGCGGCTCGACGACCGCGGCCAGGAGTTCCCGCGGGTGGACGAGCGGCTCGTCGGCCGGCGCCACCGCTACGGCTACTCGATGTCGGCCGACGGCGGCGCGACCCCCGGCGGCTCCCTGTTCAAGCACGACTTCTCGACGGGTTCGCGCCAGGAGCGCGCGTTCGGCGGGGGACGGCAGCCCGGCGAGTTCGTCTTCGTCCCGTCCCACGCGGACGCGGCGGAGGACGACGGCGTCCTGATGGGCTTCGTGTTCGACCCGGCGTCGCAACGCAGCGACCTCACGCTGCTCGACGCGGGCACGCTGGAGACGGTCGCCGCGATCCACCTGCCCGACCGCGTGCCCAACGGCTTCCACGGCAACTGGGTGGAGTCGGTCTGAGCCGTGTCGACCCTCCGATCACGCGTGTCGGCTCGCCAATCACGCGTGTCGACCGTTTGGACACGGCGTTCGACCCGTGGGCCCGCGGGCGCCCGTGATCGAGGGGACGACACGTGTGATTGAAGGGACGACACGCGTGATTGAAGGGACGACACGATGTCCTGGTCGAGCACCGCTCAGGTGAGCAAGCGGTGGTCACCGGTGTAGAGGTTCATCGAGTC
Proteins encoded in this window:
- a CDS encoding TetR/AcrR family transcriptional regulator translates to MSPKPRANDVKERLVEAAIRLLDEGGPEALQARKLAAEVGVSTMAVYTHFGGMTALVDEVARTGFRRLSAWLAGVGETDDPVADIFSLARTYRQAVAEQPQLFAVTFGQSAPGGKRATLSDLTTEEGREAAQEGLEAFEHIVRATERAIEAGRFRPADKYQAAAQLWSALHGFVTLEASGHFGPGEQGIDHILIPLGITLAVGLGDTVERAEHSTEAAKAAWRARTGNAGQGGND
- a CDS encoding carotenoid oxygenase family protein, with translation MGTKFLEGNFAPVSREHTITELAVTGHIPDFLDGRYLRNGPNPLSEVDPAAYHWFMGDGMVHGVRLRDGKAEWYRNRWVRNPAVSATLAGEDASRFCGLDALGANTNVIGHAGKTLALIEAGAPIYELTEELDTVGRCDFDGTLPGGYTAHPKRDPRTGELHAVSYSFGMGNKVQYSVIDAQGRARRTVDVEVTGSPMMHDFSLTEKHVVFYDLPVTFNADMAVAASVPGALRAPAKLVLSAMVGKVRVPDPVTAMMSRKLGANGGLPYRWNPRYPARIGVMPREGGNGDVRWFEVEPCYVFHPLNAYDDGDAIVLDVVRHPKMFDTELHGPDEGGPTLDRWTVDLTAGKVLEERLDDRGQEFPRVDERLVGRRHRYGYSMSADGGATPGGSLFKHDFSTGSRQERAFGGGRQPGEFVFVPSHADAAEDDGVLMGFVFDPASQRSDLTLLDAGTLETVAAIHLPDRVPNGFHGNWVESV